In Candidatus Defluviibacterium haderslevense, the following are encoded in one genomic region:
- the glmS gene encoding glutamine--fructose-6-phosphate transaminase (isomerizing) has protein sequence MCGIVAYIGNKNAYPILIEGLQRLEYRGYDSAGIALMTNKIDVFKKKGKVQELVDFTEQKHLSAHVGMGHTRWATHGKPDDINAHPHYSGSERLAIIHNGIIENYATIAEALIRLGHQFISETDTEILVHLIEEVQQREQLTLVEAVRKALSRVIGAYAIVVMDREQPDVIVGARKSSPLVVGIGDDEYFIASDATPIIQYTNKVIYLNDEEIVEISLKNGVEITTISNEIQEPIIHELDMSLDQLEKSGFAHFMMKEIYQQPQTISDCMRGRLNDVEGWVRLGGLEEHSNRIANAKRIIIAACGTSWHSALIGEYIIEELARIPVEVEYASEFRYRNPILGPQDVVLVISQSGETADTRAAAELAKERGALVYGIVNVVGSSIARLTDAGSYIHCGPEIGVASTKAFTGQVTLLSLMAMVLGHKNGSLSNSYYHQLIAELAKIPSKVEQVLATNDQITFLAGEIKHTNNALYLGRGYNFPVALEGALKLKEISYIHAEGYPAAEMKHGPIALIDENMPVIVIATNKSAYEKIASNVQEVKARKGMVIAIVAEGDQEIKKVADYCIEIPNTIEPLTPLLSVIPLQLLSYHIAVMRNCDVDQPRNLAKSVTVE, from the coding sequence ATGTGTGGAATAGTTGCTTATATCGGAAATAAAAATGCTTATCCTATCTTAATTGAAGGATTGCAGCGCCTTGAATATAGGGGTTATGATAGTGCAGGAATTGCACTCATGACCAATAAAATAGATGTATTCAAGAAAAAGGGTAAAGTTCAGGAACTGGTTGATTTTACAGAGCAAAAACATTTATCAGCTCATGTAGGAATGGGTCATACCCGTTGGGCAACCCATGGTAAACCAGATGACATTAATGCTCATCCTCACTATTCAGGATCTGAGCGGTTAGCCATTATACATAATGGTATTATTGAAAACTATGCCACCATTGCAGAAGCTCTAATTCGACTGGGACACCAATTTATTAGTGAAACAGACACTGAGATCTTAGTCCATCTGATTGAAGAAGTACAACAACGTGAGCAATTGACATTGGTCGAAGCCGTTCGCAAAGCTTTATCCAGAGTAATTGGAGCCTACGCGATAGTTGTTATGGATAGAGAACAGCCAGATGTAATCGTTGGGGCCCGAAAATCAAGCCCTTTAGTAGTAGGAATTGGTGATGATGAATATTTTATTGCTTCTGATGCCACACCAATTATACAATATACGAATAAAGTGATCTATCTAAATGATGAAGAAATCGTAGAAATATCACTCAAAAATGGCGTTGAAATAACCACAATCAGCAATGAAATTCAGGAGCCCATTATTCATGAATTGGATATGAGCCTTGATCAATTAGAAAAAAGTGGTTTTGCTCATTTCATGATGAAAGAAATCTATCAACAGCCCCAGACCATCTCAGATTGCATGAGAGGTCGCCTCAATGATGTAGAAGGTTGGGTAAGATTGGGAGGATTGGAAGAGCACAGCAACAGAATAGCAAATGCTAAAAGAATCATTATCGCTGCATGTGGAACCAGTTGGCATTCAGCTCTAATTGGTGAATATATTATCGAAGAACTCGCTAGAATTCCGGTAGAAGTTGAGTATGCTTCTGAGTTTAGATATCGAAATCCAATTCTTGGACCTCAAGATGTGGTCTTAGTTATCTCTCAGTCCGGTGAAACAGCAGACACGCGAGCGGCAGCAGAATTGGCTAAAGAACGAGGAGCTTTGGTTTATGGCATAGTCAATGTAGTCGGTTCATCCATAGCTAGATTAACGGATGCAGGATCATATATACATTGTGGTCCAGAAATAGGCGTTGCTTCTACCAAAGCCTTTACTGGTCAGGTTACCTTGTTATCTCTAATGGCTATGGTTCTTGGGCATAAAAATGGTTCATTGAGTAATTCCTATTATCATCAGCTCATTGCAGAATTAGCAAAGATCCCATCAAAAGTAGAACAAGTCCTTGCTACTAATGACCAAATTACTTTTTTAGCTGGAGAAATTAAACACACAAATAATGCCTTGTATTTAGGAAGAGGATATAACTTTCCAGTTGCACTTGAAGGGGCACTTAAACTAAAAGAAATATCCTATATTCATGCAGAAGGTTATCCGGCTGCTGAAATGAAACACGGCCCCATTGCCTTAATTGATGAAAATATGCCGGTCATTGTAATCGCAACTAATAAAAGCGCTTACGAAAAAATTGCTTCAAATGTCCAGGAAGTAAAAGCCCGTAAAGGAATGGTGATTGCCATAGTTGCGGAAGGCGATCAGGAAATTAAAAAAGTAGCGGATTATTGCATTGAGATCCCTAATACCATAGAACCTTTGACTCCTTTATTGTCTGTAATTCCATTACAATTGTTATCTTATCATATTGCAGTTATGCGCAATTGCGATGTAGATCAACCTAGAAATTTAGCCAAATCAGTAACAGTAGAATAA
- a CDS encoding DUF4270 family protein — MKFQSIGVVSLILAVFFLNSCNTFEDFGADQLSNEWINAKGIDTFNFSVIPFQQDSVVSAYSGIPSTFLLGNISEPILGKMEAGFCTQLRFVPEKERLFLKNTIDSIVLSLRYDTSEFYGNYKTPMTVEVYPLTTQLSIGTRYYSKDKFQYGTTKLGSLDQFVPNLDSVKITTNKIEYSFAPQMRIPIDTGLFMNILRTAPDTVFTAIDSFLNYFPGLAIVAKQANSMVSVFPASSDSRLTIYYKGDTSQLQFTFTMSSSAAKAPFMSVDPVGTPCQDFISKTLSGDSLIFIQGLNGTDARITMPYDSNWSNRLINYAVLEFYVAKLPGDQLDIYAPCDILFPQDLSSGKPVNTRDFEIARNASQDLLDLNRYTQVIGGDPVLVQVNGQDVYRYKMNITAHFKQLQKTKKSLDLLLSPLFKTESANRVVLYGNKHSQYRAKLNVIYSE, encoded by the coding sequence ATGAAATTTCAATCCATAGGAGTGGTTAGCCTAATTTTGGCTGTCTTTTTTCTTAATTCTTGCAATACATTTGAAGATTTTGGCGCTGACCAGCTTTCTAATGAATGGATCAATGCCAAAGGGATAGATACTTTTAATTTTTCGGTTATTCCTTTTCAACAAGACAGTGTGGTTTCAGCCTATAGCGGAATACCCTCCACTTTTTTACTTGGTAATATCTCAGAGCCTATATTAGGTAAAATGGAAGCAGGATTTTGCACACAATTGCGATTTGTTCCAGAAAAGGAAAGACTTTTTCTAAAAAACACCATTGATTCGATTGTTTTGAGTCTAAGGTATGATACCTCAGAATTTTATGGAAACTATAAAACTCCAATGACCGTTGAAGTGTACCCTTTAACTACTCAGCTGTCAATCGGAACCAGATATTATTCCAAAGATAAATTTCAATATGGCACCACCAAATTAGGGTCTTTGGATCAATTTGTTCCAAATCTTGACTCGGTTAAAATTACTACAAATAAAATAGAATATAGCTTTGCCCCTCAAATGAGGATCCCAATAGATACTGGCCTTTTTATGAATATTCTTAGAACAGCGCCTGATACAGTTTTTACAGCAATTGATAGTTTTTTAAATTATTTTCCTGGTTTAGCTATAGTTGCAAAACAAGCCAATTCTATGGTTTCTGTTTTTCCAGCAAGCAGTGATAGCAGATTGACCATTTATTATAAGGGTGATACTTCACAACTGCAATTTACGTTTACCATGTCAAGTTCAGCGGCAAAGGCTCCTTTTATGTCAGTTGATCCTGTGGGTACTCCATGTCAAGATTTTATTTCTAAAACATTATCTGGAGATAGTCTAATATTTATACAAGGTCTTAATGGAACTGACGCAAGGATCACCATGCCCTATGACTCAAATTGGTCTAATCGATTAATTAATTATGCTGTTTTGGAGTTTTATGTAGCGAAATTACCAGGTGACCAATTAGACATTTATGCTCCATGTGATATTTTATTTCCTCAAGATCTAAGTTCTGGAAAACCGGTCAACACCAGAGACTTTGAAATTGCCAGAAATGCTTCACAAGATTTATTAGATTTAAACCGATACACCCAGGTGATTGGTGGTGATCCTGTTTTAGTACAGGTGAACGGCCAAGATGTTTATAGATATAAAATGAATATTACTGCTCATTTTAAACAACTCCAAAAAACAAAAAAATCTTTGGATTTATTACTTAGTCCTTTATTTAAAACAGAGTCAGCTAATCGAGTCGTTTTATATGGAAATAAACATTCTCAATATAGGGCGAAATTAAATGTGATTTACTCAGAATAA
- a CDS encoding glycogen/starch synthase has protein sequence MTKNRILYITQEIDPYLDLDGIGKLIQKLPSFAQDNGMEIRILMPRFGTINERRHRLHEVVRLSGMNIIIDDDDYALIIKVASLPGSRIQVYFLDNDEFFKRKQVFEDEEGVAYPDNQDRMIFFCKGALETVKKFGWPPDVVHCHGWMTSLIPFYLKTVYKNDPVFKNSKVIFSIYDKVLDSSFSDDFFKKAAINSLKSDQLSAFKNGDGISLHKGAIQFADGLIQGSPTIDQNLMLAIEALKKPFIQTPEEDFLQTYIDFYKTILA, from the coding sequence ATGACTAAAAATAGAATTTTATACATTACCCAGGAAATAGATCCTTATTTAGATTTAGATGGCATTGGTAAATTAATTCAGAAATTACCGTCTTTTGCCCAAGATAATGGGATGGAAATCAGAATATTAATGCCTAGATTCGGGACCATTAATGAAAGAAGACACAGGTTGCACGAGGTGGTTAGGCTATCAGGTATGAATATCATCATTGATGATGATGATTATGCTTTAATCATCAAGGTAGCTTCTTTACCAGGTTCGAGAATTCAGGTTTATTTTTTAGATAATGATGAGTTTTTTAAACGCAAACAGGTTTTTGAAGACGAAGAAGGTGTAGCTTATCCTGATAATCAGGATCGTATGATTTTCTTTTGCAAAGGCGCTTTAGAGACCGTTAAAAAATTTGGTTGGCCACCAGATGTAGTTCATTGCCATGGCTGGATGACCAGTTTAATACCTTTTTATTTAAAAACGGTCTATAAAAATGATCCAGTTTTTAAAAACTCAAAAGTTATTTTTTCTATATATGATAAGGTTTTAGATAGTAGTTTTAGTGATGATTTTTTCAAAAAAGCAGCTATAAACAGTCTTAAATCCGATCAATTAAGTGCTTTTAAAAATGGTGATGGCATTTCTTTACATAAAGGTGCTATTCAATTTGCAGATGGGTTAATCCAAGGTAGTCCAACTATTGATCAAAATTTGATGTTAGCTATTGAAGCTTTGAAAAAACCATTTATTCAAACTCCGGAAGAAGACTTTCTTCAAACATACATTGATTTTTATAAGACTATTTTAGCTTAA
- the aspS gene encoding aspartate--tRNA ligase: MYRSHNCGELRAAHIGEQISLAGWVQIARNLGGMTFIDLRDRYGITQLAFNMEENEELCQQARKAGREYVIQITGIVRERSNKNLNRPTGEIEIQVNEFKILNTSQVPPFTIEDQTDGGDDIRMKYRYLDIRRSAVKEKLMFRHQIALETRKYLSQNAFIEIETPYLIKSTPEGARDFVVPSRMNGGQFYALPQSPQTFKQLLMVAGMDKYFQIVRCFRDEDLRADRQPEFTQIDCEMSFVEREDILNMFEGLMRHLFKVCLDFELEALPRMSYDDAIKYYGSDKPDLRFDLKFIDLNLLKGYGFPVFDEAELVTGFIVKGLESRFSNKELNELTEWVKRPQIGAKGLAYIKMNSDGTIKSTIAKFYTEDQIKAIAENIHLASGDIMFILSGNREKTLKQLGELRLEIGRRMDLIKANDFKPLWVLDFPLLEWDEDKNRFFAMHHPFTSPLPNDIEKMHSKDKNVLSSIRADAYDLVVNGAELGGGSIRIHNRQLQSINFGLLGFTPEEAEEQFGFLLGAFEYGAPPHGGIAFGLDRVCSIMQGTSTIRDFIAFPKNNQGRDVMIDAPSFLTDDQLSELQIKVQLTE, encoded by the coding sequence ATGTATAGAAGTCATAACTGTGGAGAACTAAGAGCTGCCCATATCGGCGAACAAATAAGTCTAGCCGGATGGGTTCAGATAGCCCGAAATTTGGGTGGGATGACCTTTATTGATTTAAGGGATCGCTATGGAATTACTCAATTAGCTTTTAATATGGAGGAGAATGAGGAGTTGTGCCAACAAGCCCGTAAAGCAGGAAGGGAATATGTTATACAGATCACTGGTATCGTGCGTGAACGAAGTAATAAGAATCTGAATCGGCCTACTGGTGAAATTGAAATTCAGGTAAACGAATTTAAAATTCTAAATACCTCTCAAGTTCCTCCATTTACTATTGAAGATCAAACCGACGGTGGCGATGATATTCGAATGAAGTACAGGTATCTTGATATCAGGCGAAGTGCTGTAAAAGAGAAATTGATGTTTCGGCATCAGATTGCACTAGAAACTAGAAAATACCTAAGTCAAAATGCATTTATAGAAATTGAAACGCCGTATTTAATAAAGAGTACGCCTGAGGGCGCCCGTGATTTTGTTGTACCAAGCAGAATGAATGGTGGTCAATTTTATGCTCTACCTCAATCACCCCAAACATTTAAACAATTGTTGATGGTAGCAGGTATGGATAAATATTTTCAGATAGTCCGTTGCTTTAGAGATGAAGATTTGAGAGCAGATCGTCAACCTGAATTCACTCAAATAGATTGTGAAATGTCGTTTGTTGAGCGGGAAGATATATTAAATATGTTCGAAGGATTAATGAGACATTTATTTAAAGTGTGTTTAGATTTTGAATTGGAAGCTTTACCAAGAATGAGTTATGACGATGCAATAAAATATTATGGTTCGGATAAACCAGATTTGCGTTTTGATTTAAAATTTATTGATCTTAACTTACTTAAAGGTTATGGGTTTCCAGTATTCGATGAAGCAGAATTGGTCACAGGATTTATTGTAAAAGGATTAGAAAGTAGATTTTCTAACAAAGAGCTTAATGAACTTACGGAATGGGTTAAGCGACCACAAATTGGAGCCAAAGGACTTGCTTATATAAAAATGAATTCAGATGGAACCATTAAATCAACAATAGCAAAATTCTATACAGAGGACCAAATAAAAGCGATAGCAGAAAACATTCATCTAGCCTCAGGAGATATAATGTTCATATTGTCCGGAAATCGCGAAAAAACATTAAAACAATTAGGAGAACTTCGGTTAGAGATTGGTCGAAGAATGGATTTAATTAAAGCAAATGATTTTAAGCCATTATGGGTTCTTGATTTTCCTTTACTTGAATGGGACGAAGATAAAAACAGATTTTTTGCAATGCATCATCCATTCACAAGTCCGCTGCCAAACGATATTGAAAAAATGCATTCCAAGGATAAAAATGTGCTTTCAAGTATCCGAGCAGATGCATATGATTTAGTAGTAAACGGAGCTGAGTTAGGCGGAGGTTCAATAAGAATTCATAATCGACAATTGCAATCCATTAATTTTGGATTGTTGGGATTTACACCAGAAGAAGCAGAGGAACAATTTGGGTTTTTGTTAGGAGCATTTGAATATGGAGCCCCACCACATGGGGGAATTGCATTTGGTTTGGATCGAGTGTGTTCTATCATGCAAGGGACTTCGACAATTAGAGACTTTATAGCATTTCCAAAGAACAATCAAGGAAGGGATGTCATGATAGATGCACCTTCTTTTTTAACAGATGATCAGCTATCTGAACTTCAAATAAAAGTTCAATTGACTGAATGA
- a CDS encoding HAMP domain-containing histidine kinase gives MDVYTRTGRLKLYLAILGIFFLIIPLFYANYLAQNLAIREKTHVEILVKTLQFISNNSNNDDDLTYQSEILEKLNDSRVVTINQSDEIQLHNYSEPADTAAILARVKRSNITPLTSPDYKAIYFEYPKILTLISYFPLLQLLLLLFYITIAYAVFNLSRKEEQNRVWVGMAKETAHQLGTPISGIMGWLDNLRESGISDDEQREIMNHMEMDITKLQQVSDRFSKIGSIPELQKKSLPEELQRSLIYMKARASSKIDFKLIFNEDQFYFAMINSNLFSWVIENVIRNALDAMDGQGFITIRLFSIHNVNHIEIEDNGKGIPSSKFNTIFRPGYSTKSRGWGLGLSLAKRIIENYHNGKIYVKSSVEGEGTTITIQLPTV, from the coding sequence ATGGATGTTTATACACGTACCGGTAGATTGAAATTATATTTGGCCATACTAGGCATTTTTTTTCTGATCATTCCCCTTTTTTATGCCAATTATTTAGCCCAAAATTTAGCCATCAGAGAGAAGACTCATGTTGAAATTTTAGTTAAAACATTGCAATTTATTTCAAATAATTCTAATAATGACGATGACTTAACCTACCAAAGTGAGATTTTGGAGAAATTAAATGATTCACGTGTAGTGACAATAAATCAATCTGACGAAATACAATTACACAATTATAGTGAACCCGCAGATACAGCCGCAATTTTAGCCAGAGTAAAACGATCCAATATTACTCCTTTAACAAGTCCCGATTACAAAGCCATTTATTTCGAATATCCTAAAATTTTAACCCTAATCTCTTACTTTCCGTTACTTCAATTATTACTATTATTATTTTACATTACTATAGCGTATGCAGTCTTTAATTTGTCTCGAAAGGAAGAGCAGAATAGAGTTTGGGTTGGTATGGCAAAAGAAACTGCACATCAATTGGGAACACCTATATCCGGTATCATGGGTTGGTTGGATAATTTACGAGAATCCGGTATCAGTGATGATGAGCAAAGGGAGATCATGAATCATATGGAAATGGATATCACAAAATTGCAACAAGTTTCGGATCGGTTTTCAAAGATTGGTTCAATTCCTGAATTGCAAAAAAAATCATTGCCAGAAGAACTTCAAAGATCGCTTATCTACATGAAAGCGCGCGCATCAAGTAAAATAGATTTTAAACTTATATTCAATGAAGATCAATTTTATTTTGCAATGATCAATTCTAATTTGTTTTCGTGGGTTATAGAAAATGTAATTAGAAATGCCTTGGACGCTATGGATGGTCAAGGGTTCATTACGATTCGCTTGTTTTCAATTCATAATGTTAATCATATTGAAATAGAAGACAATGGAAAAGGAATTCCAAGTTCAAAATTCAATACCATTTTTCGTCCAGGGTATTCTACAAAATCAAGAGGATGGGGACTAGGATTGTCCTTGGCAAAACGAATTATTGAAAATTATCATAATGGAAAAATATATGTTAAATCGTCTGTAGAAGGCGAAGGAACAACCATAACAATTCAATTGCCCACAGTATGA